One region of Bacterioplanoides sp. SCSIO 12839 genomic DNA includes:
- a CDS encoding cytochrome b, whose translation MNAAAKTYDTVAITLHWFMALTAISLITLGSYMTGLDKTDPAKFQLIGLHKSFGVIFMQLAIIRVIWSRISRGPELPTVLNRWEKGLSQTITVTLYLLMFAIPLSGYAMSNLFGHSVSLFGVLPLPVLFSEDPELGMLAKQAHIILVYCLLIALFAHIAGALKHRFLDSPEADVLPRMLPIIKPRN comes from the coding sequence ATGAACGCAGCCGCTAAAACCTACGATACAGTCGCCATCACCTTGCACTGGTTTATGGCTTTAACAGCCATCAGTTTAATCACACTGGGAAGTTATATGACGGGCCTGGATAAAACAGACCCTGCCAAGTTCCAGCTCATTGGGCTGCATAAGTCATTTGGAGTGATATTTATGCAACTGGCCATTATCCGGGTTATCTGGAGTCGTATCAGCCGTGGTCCAGAGCTCCCAACGGTGTTAAATCGTTGGGAGAAAGGGTTATCCCAAACAATCACCGTCACGCTCTATCTTTTAATGTTCGCCATCCCCTTAAGCGGTTACGCGATGAGCAATCTGTTTGGCCATTCAGTCAGTTTGTTTGGCGTACTACCCTTGCCAGTGTTGTTCTCCGAAGACCCTGAACTAGGGATGCTCGCAAAACAAGCTCATATCATCTTGGTTTATTGCTTGCTGATAGCCCTTTTTGCACATATCGCCGGCGCCCTTAAACACCGTTTTCTGGATAGTCCAGAAGCCGATGTCTTACCGCGAATGTTACCCATTATAAAGCCACGTAATTAA
- a CDS encoding LysR family transcriptional regulator, which translates to MNILMLMETFSVVVETGSFTAAAEKLGLSKSFVSKQVSLLEQDLGARLLYRTTRKLSLSEEGSQFYNHCQLIMQEAESARAELLDSHSSPKGKIRMTLPQSLIISGLGVILIRFQQRYPDIELEVIASGRVEDLVESGIDIAIRVGQLEDSSLMSKRLADCRFQVVAAPQYIERFGEPAQPADLLNHNCLIYGDSKVNKGWPFRSFSGEVLTVKTKGNLISNDGHLIVESMLNSLGIGFGPDFLFARYVAEGKLKPLLEEYSSPPTMISALYPMNRNLPRRVRILIDYLADHLDGSNGE; encoded by the coding sequence TTGAATATTCTGATGCTTATGGAGACTTTTTCTGTGGTGGTTGAGACGGGCAGTTTTACCGCCGCTGCAGAAAAACTGGGTTTATCAAAATCATTTGTCAGTAAACAGGTGTCGCTGCTGGAGCAGGACTTAGGGGCTCGTTTGTTATACCGAACAACGCGCAAACTCAGTCTGTCTGAAGAAGGCAGTCAGTTTTACAATCATTGCCAACTGATCATGCAGGAAGCAGAAAGCGCTCGTGCTGAGTTGCTCGATAGTCATAGCTCTCCTAAGGGTAAGATTCGCATGACCTTGCCACAAAGCCTGATTATTTCTGGCTTGGGTGTCATATTGATCCGATTCCAGCAGCGCTACCCGGATATTGAACTCGAAGTCATCGCCAGTGGGCGTGTAGAAGACCTGGTTGAGTCAGGTATTGATATTGCGATACGAGTTGGGCAGCTCGAAGATTCTAGCCTGATGTCGAAGCGATTAGCGGATTGCCGTTTTCAGGTAGTGGCAGCTCCACAATATATTGAACGTTTTGGTGAACCCGCTCAGCCTGCGGATCTGCTGAATCATAATTGCTTAATTTATGGTGACTCTAAGGTAAACAAAGGCTGGCCTTTCCGTTCATTCAGCGGTGAAGTCTTGACCGTAAAAACAAAAGGAAATCTAATCAGCAATGATGGTCACCTCATTGTCGAAAGCATGTTAAATAGCCTCGGAATTGGTTTTGGCCCCGACTTTTTATTTGCCCGTTACGTTGCTGAGGGAAAGTTAAAACCTTTGCTTGAGGAATATTCGTCGCCGCCGACTATGATTTCAGCGCTCTACCCAATGAATCGGAATTTACCTCGTCGAGTCAGAATACTGATTGATTACCTGGCCGATCATCTAGATGGCTCGAATGGTGAATGA
- a CDS encoding MBL fold metallo-hydrolase: protein MKRYFQQTLFIIGLLLSVMAVAQTATSSQTFEAAINDPIGGETWGHSVKPIGNGIYVFRWWVYRSFFVITDEGVIAADPINPKAAKLMQAEIRKRTDKPVKYVVYSHNHHDHISGGTVYQEEGATYIGHSNLLKELKDHPNTAIPMPDITFDKNYTLTLGGRTLQLEYFGPNHGNSLIVMRFPQEKILFVVDIVTPRRVAFRNMPDFWPDEWVRTLKELEQLDIDYVIAAHGPETQPAIDSASVITEQREYIEDLMTAVKTAMDNGVHSPDKLRQTIKLPKYEHWRSYDKWLPMNIERVWAYYHMGW, encoded by the coding sequence ATGAAAAGATACTTTCAACAAACCCTATTTATTATTGGATTATTGTTGAGTGTGATGGCAGTTGCGCAAACAGCCACCTCATCTCAAACATTCGAGGCCGCAATTAATGACCCCATTGGAGGTGAGACCTGGGGGCACAGTGTTAAACCTATTGGTAATGGAATTTATGTATTCCGCTGGTGGGTGTATCGCAGCTTTTTTGTGATTACTGATGAAGGCGTTATTGCTGCCGATCCGATAAACCCCAAAGCGGCCAAGCTGATGCAGGCTGAAATCCGTAAACGCACCGATAAACCGGTAAAATATGTTGTGTATAGCCACAACCATCACGACCATATTTCAGGAGGTACCGTATACCAAGAAGAAGGAGCCACCTATATTGGCCACAGCAATTTATTAAAAGAGTTAAAAGACCATCCCAACACGGCAATTCCAATGCCTGATATCACCTTTGATAAAAACTACACCTTAACTTTAGGAGGAAGAACACTACAATTGGAATACTTTGGCCCCAACCATGGCAACAGCCTGATTGTGATGCGCTTCCCACAAGAAAAAATCTTATTTGTTGTTGATATCGTGACACCACGTCGGGTTGCCTTCCGTAACATGCCGGATTTCTGGCCAGATGAATGGGTACGAACCCTGAAAGAACTGGAACAACTCGATATCGATTACGTTATTGCGGCACATGGGCCTGAAACACAACCGGCGATTGACTCGGCCTCGGTGATCACGGAACAAAGAGAATATATTGAAGATTTAATGACAGCCGTAAAAACGGCCATGGATAATGGTGTACACAGCCCGGATAAACTCCGCCAAACCATCAAACTACCTAAGTATGAGCATTGGCGCTCTTATGATAAATGGCTACCAATGAATATTGAGCGAGTCTGGGCATATTATCATATGGGTTGGTGA